In a single window of the Papaver somniferum cultivar HN1 chromosome 8, ASM357369v1, whole genome shotgun sequence genome:
- the LOC113306761 gene encoding uncharacterized protein LOC113306761, whose translation MDKKLTLLQTVAAAGVFSTISFWYGFMFGRESSRKELGNVIQDLRRGNNNQNETPPQ comes from the exons ATGGATAAAAAATTGACTCTTCTTCAAACGGTTGCAGCTGCAGGAGTTTTCTCCACTATTTCATTCTG GTATGGGTTCATGTTTGGAAGAGAATCATCACGTAAAGAACTTGGAAATGTAATCCAAGATCTTCGTCGCGGTAATAATAATCAAAACGAAACTCCACCCCAGTGA
- the LOC113302613 gene encoding beta-amylase 3, chloroplastic-like, producing MALTLHYSSSFINPIDTKTSKTQEESSTGSISYAQPNSSTCRLRVKSSIKMEHASRENKTQTSIFDGKRQHEILEKFHGLSGGRKTGSGVPVFVMLPLDTVSIGGNLNRARAMNASLMALKSAGVEGVMVDAWWGLVEKDGPSKYNWDGYFELVQMVQKHGLKIQVVMSFHQCGGNVGDSCSIPLPPWVLEEISKNPDLVYTDKSGRRNPEYISLGCDSLPVLKGRTPIQVYSDFMRSFRETFSDYLGGVIVEVQVGMGPCGELRYPAYPESNGTWRFPGIGEFQCYDKYMRASLKAASVAIKNEDWGISGPHDSGNYNQFPEDTGFFKREGTWNTEYGQFFLAWYSDKLVEHGNQLLGAAEGIFRGTGAKLSGKVAGIHWHYGTRAHAAELTAGYYNTRNRDGYLAIAQMMAKRGVVLNFTCMEMRDGEQPAHANCSPEGLVKQVKMATKTTGTELAGENALERYDESAFEQVLATSRSDTGNGLTAFTYLRMNKRLFEGENWRNLVAFAKNMSEGGRNVGLSEYDTGRSDLYVGLIIKKDKKTEEAVLV from the exons atggcaTTGACCCTCCATTATTCATCTTCATTTATCAATCCGATAGACACAAAAACCTCAAAAACACAAGAAGAATCTTCAACGGGTTCTATTTCTTATGCTCAGCCAAACTCATCAACATGCCGTCTACGTGTAAAAAGTTCGATAAAAATGGAACATGCGTCACGTGAAAACAAGACTCAAACGTCGATTTTCGATGGGAAGAGACAACATGAGATATTGGAGAAGTTTCATGGATTATCAGGTGGTCGGAAAACAGGTTCAGGTGTGCCGGTTTTTGTTATGTTACCGCTTGATACGGTGTCGATTGGTGGGAATCTGAATAGAGCAAGAGCCATGAATGCTAGTTTGATGGCTTTAAAAAGTGCAGGAGTTGAAGGAGTTATGGTTGATGCATGGTGGGGTTTGGTCGAGAAAGATGGACCATCCAAATACAATTGGGATGGTTATTTTGAGCTTGTTCAAATGGTTCAAAAACATGGTTtgaagattcaagttgttatGTCTTTTCATCAGTGTGGAGGAAATGTTGGAGATTCTTGCAG tATTCCTTTACCACCATGGGTACTAGAAGAAATCAGCAAAAACCCTGATCTTGTATACACAGACAAATCTGGTAGAAGAAACCCTGAATATATATCATTAGGCTGTGATTCATTACCTGTTCTTAAAGGTAGAACACCCATCCAGGTCTATTCTGATTTCATGAGAAGCTTTCGTGAAACATTCTCAGATTATCTTGGAGGAGTCATTGTG GAAGTACAAGTAGGAATGGGCCCTTGTGGAGAGCTAAGGTACCCAGCTTATCCAGAGAGCAACGGAACTTGGAGATTCCCTGGAATAGGAGAATTCCAATGTTATGACAAG TATATGAGAGCTTCCCTGAAAGCAGCATCAGTAGCAATAAAAAATGAAGACTGGGGAATAAGTGGACCTCATGATTCTGGTAACTACAACCAATTCCCAGAAGACACTGGTTTCTTTAAAAGAGAGGGAACATGGAACACTGAATACGGTCAGTTTTTCCTAGCATGGTACTCTGATAAACTAGTTGAACATGGTAATCAACTACTAGGAGCTGCAGAGGGAATTTTCCGAGGAACCGGAGCCAAATTATCGGGCAAAGTAGCTGGTATACACTGGCATTATGGAACTAGAGCACACGCAGCTGAATTAACTGCTGGTTACTACAACACCAGGAACAGAGATGGATACTTGGCTATTGCTCAAATGATGGCTAAAAGAGGTGTAGTTCTAAACTTTACGTGTATGGAGATGAGAGACGGAGAACAACCTGCACATGCAAACTGCTCCCCTGAAGGACTAGTAAAGCAAGTTAAAATGGCAACAAAAACAACTGGAACAGAACTCGCAGGTGAAAATGCATTGGAAAGGTACGATGAAAGCGCATTCGAACAGGTATTAGCAACCAGCAGGTCAGATACCGGAAATGGACTAACAGCCTTCACATACTTGAGGATGAATAAAAGACTGTTTGAAGGTGAGAATTGGAGGAATTTGGTTGCATTTGCAAAGAACATGTCTGAAGGTGGTAGAAATGTAGGACTCTCAGAATATGATACTGGTCGATCAGATCTTTACGTTGGTCTAATCATCAAGAAGGATAAGAAGACTGAAGAAGCTGTACTAGTGTGA
- the LOC113305924 gene encoding uncharacterized protein LOC113305924 — MGLECLKVIKHPTELELQAVQALLCLSDWMPDFFDADSVVVCFFMCDVTEVFVCPIANDSDDAASQTSNGKKPTRIDNSGGIELAKSVHEKFKFLIFNIVSWNVNGLGDPDKHSKLKKLVKWWKPTILMIQETKLSACTEDIVCQCWGVTPRKSIALNSYGRSGGILLIWNSNMIEVDDFLEGIFTISISCRNLEDNFHWVLIGVYGPCIVNEKKEFRMELATLHGYWDGIPLCFGEDFNEIRYMVERRGCRRASNSMKLFDKMCNDLDLVDLPLSGAKYTWSRPPNKKSKIDRFLFSSDWEDHFPNIIFKRLARPFSDHFPIELCSLDSNWGVRSGECFAKKLNALKEQLKVWNRDVFGSIDRALDTSLANLKELDDLDDERGLTEIEEDMLVTSKLDFEVAHRRQSIMLRQKSRIRYFRDGDRNTKHFHRVVEGHRTFNNINNLRINGRWTEHKEEIKMGMENHFE; from the exons ATGGGTTTAG AATGTCTGAAAGTCATAAAGCATCCAACAGAGTTGGAACTTCAGGCAGTCCAAGCATTGCTATGCTTAAGTGATTGGATGCCAGACTTCTTTGATGCAG ActctgttgttgtttgttttttcatgtgtgatgtgactgaGGTGTTTGTGTG CCCTATTGCCAATGATAGTGACGATGCGGCATCGCAAACAAGTAATGGTAAGAAACCAACACGGATTGATAATAGTGGCGGTATAGAGTTGGCAAAAAGTGTACATGAAAAATTCAAG TTTTTAATATTTAATATAGTATCTTGGAATGTTAATGGTCTTGGAGATCCGGATAAGCACTCCAAGTTGAAAAAGCTTGTGAAATGGTGGAAGCCTACTATTCTTATGATTCAAGAGACGAAGCTTAGTGCTTGTACTGAAGATATTGTGTGTCAATGTTGGGGTGTAACTCCACGTAAGTCGATAGCTTTAAACTCTTACGGAAGATCAGGAGGAATTTTGTTAATATGGAACTCGAACATGATTGAAGTCGATGACTTTCTTGAAGGTATTTTTACTATAAGTATTTCTTGCCGtaatttggaagataattttcattGGGTTTTGATCGGGGTATATGGTCCTTGCATTGTGAATGAAAAAAAAGAATTTCGTATGGAGCTTGCTACCTTGCACGGTTATTGGGATGGAATACCTTTGTGTTTCGGTGAAGATTTTAATGAGATAAGATACATGGTGGAGAGAAGAGGTTGCCGTAGAGCATCAAATTCAATGAAACTCTTTGATAAAATGTGTAATGACCTTGATCTTGTGGATTTGCCTCTTTCCGGTGCGAAGTACACTTGGAGTAGGCCGCCTAACAAAAAGAGCAAGATTGACCGTTTTCTTTTCTCTTCGGATTGGGAAGATCACTTTCCAAATATCATCTTCAAGCGCCTTGCAAGACCTTTTTCGGATCATTTTCCTATTGAGTTATGCTCATTGGACTCGAATTGGGGG GTACGATCCGGTGAATGTTTTGCAAAGAAGTTAAACGCTTTGAAGGAGCAGTTGAAGGTGTGGAATAGAGATGTCTTTGGGAGCATTGATAGGGCTTTAGACACGTCTCTTGCCAATTTGAAAGAATTGGATGATCTAGATGATGAGAGGGGTCTTACTGAAATTGAAGAAGACATGCTAGTGACGTCTAAATTGGATTTTGAGGTGGCTCATCGTCGTCAAAGCATAATGTTGAGGCAAAAGTCAAGAATTAGATATTTTAGAGATGGCGATCGTAACACCAAACATTTTCATCGAGTGGTGGAAGGTCATAGAACttttaacaacatcaacaacctTCGTATCAATGGACGTTGGACCGAACAcaaggaagaaatcaagatgggtATGGAAAATCATTTTGAGTAA